ACGGGCCCAAGGGCGAACGAGGTAAGAGGGCTGTGGATTGCCCAGCATGAAATGAgagtttgctagggttgccagctccaggttggaaaatacctggagattttgggggtggagcctgaggagagggtggggtttggggaggggagggacttccatgccatagtgtccaattgctagggttcccaggtccctccgcgccgctggcaggaggtttttggggcaggccataaggaaggtgggatttggggagggatttcaataccatagagtccaattgccaaagcagccattttctccaggtgaactgatctctattggctggagatcggttgcaatagcaggagatctccagccagtacctggaggttggcaaccctaccaattgccaaagctgtcattttctccaggggaactgatctctgttgcctggaggtcagttgtaatagcaggagatctccagccaccacccggaggttggcaaccctagagattgcCCCAGAGGGTCCTTACATGAGCTGCTGGGCAGCTCTCCCATTCTTGGTGGGAGTAGATAAGCCAGAAGTCTGTGGTTGGGTGGGGACCTTCTGGAAGGGTCGTGGCCCTCAGCAGATACCCCTCCTAGCTGACACTTCGCTCAGCCCTTACTGACCATTCAGTCCTTTGCCTCATCTCTTCCTGTTCTTCTCcatcttccttcttcccttccttagGTCCTCCCGGGAGGTCTGATGACCTCAGAGACGTCGGGGAAAAAGGAGACCCTGGGGAGGACGGCCATCCGGGGAAAGTTGGCCCCAAAGGCCCAGCAGGCTCCAAAGGTCCCCCTGGCCCACTAGGGCCCCGCGGTCCCAAAGGAATGTCCGGAGACTACAAGACCACTCTCAAGTCAGCCTTCTCGGCCGCCAGGGGGGTCTCCATGTTGCCACGGCGCGGGCAGCCCGTCCGCTTCGACCGGGTCCTCGTCAACGTGAACCGTCACTACGAGAACCGCTACGGCCGCTTCACCTGCGAGATGCCGGGCCTTTACTACTTCACCTACCACGTCACCTCCCGGGGCAACCTCTGTGTCCACATCAAGAAAGGGCAGGGCAGCCGGGGCGAGAAGGTGGTGGGCTTCTGCGACTACGTCCACAACACCTTCCAGGCCACCACGGGGGGCGTGGTGCTCCGCATGGCAGCGGGCGAGTCCGTCTGGCTGGAGCCGACCGAGAAGAATTCGCTGATCGGGGGGACGGAGGGAGCCGACAGCATCTTCTCGGGCTTCCTGCTCTTCCCCGACGCCTGAGCAGATCCTGGACCATGTGGGCCGCTTGCCACTAGCCAGACTCTATCGCTGACCTGGCTGTGCCTTGTGGAAGATGCCCGTCGGCTCTAGAACTCAGGACCTTGGAGCATCAGCGCCCGCCACTTCTCCAGGACACCCCGACTCTTGTCCATTCCCACATGCTTTCCACCATCACTCTTGCCCTGTAGCACCAGGCCTGtcttcaaaataaataaacatgtgcTTTGAGGAATGAGTTTCTCCTGGCTCGCCAATTCGTGTCTCATTCTCCCAGCAAAGAGCTGGGGAATCATTTACATCGCTTATTCACGTCTcagttttagcctcacaacagtcctgcatGGCCAGCTCAGTCTATATTCGCGGTGCTTCCATACagttggaagggccaccagggtcatatagtccaaccccctgcacaatgcaggaaattccaaactacctcccccccacacccccagtgacccctaccccatgcccagaaggtggccaagatgccccccctctcatgatctgccaaaggtcatagaatcagcattgctgacagatggccatctagcctcagcttaaaaacctccagggaaggagtacttaccacctcccaaggaagcctgttccaccgaggtaccactctaactgttagaaagttcttcctgatgtctagacggaaactcttttgatttaatttcaacctgttggttctggtctgaccttctggggcaacagaaaacaactcggcaccctcctctatatgacagcccttcaagtacttgaagatggttatcacatcccttctcagtcttctcctctgcaggctaaacatactcagctccttcaacctttcagtgcactttgaaatTTGATTTTCCTGAGTGAGATGGCAGAACCCATTGCCAGGtacccccctggccactggcgggggatgggggtagggttgccagacccaggctgggaagctgctggagatttggggatggagcttggggaggacagggacctcagtgggatacaatcccatagagtccaattgccaaagcagccattttcccaaggggaactgatctctgcagtctggaatcatagaatcacagaatcatagagttggaagggaccaccagggtcatctagtccaaccccctgcacaatgcaggaaattcacaactacctccactccTCACACCCTACTTcctgcccagaaaatggccaagatgctctcactctcatcatctgcttaatgtaatagaatcagcattgctgacagatggtcatctagcctctgcttaaaaacctccagatgAGCTGTAAATCCGGGAGATtccccaggtcccagctggagccTGAAATCCCTAATCAAAATaattaataccccccccccagtacacaCACACCTTTGGCTTCTACCCTGCACCCTCCTGAACAGGTAAGCAAGGAGAGACTGGGAACTTTATAAAAGCCCAGGAATAAGCCAAGCACAGGGCTACTCTGCATTGCTACctgcccaaatcttcaggaattgcccaacccggagctgtcatCCCTACGAGTGAGCCTCTCTGTGTACCCTGGACGTCTGAGCCTGTCACACAGATAGGGTCATAAAAACAGTGTCCCAGCTTTACTAAGGTTGCACCCGTTTTGGTTCAGGGCTTAGATGGAGGGACTGTGATCTCTTTCACCAAAGACTTTATTTCTCCTTCTCAAGTGAGTAATATTGCCGTAGACCACAAGGGGGCAGCAGACACCCAGAGATTGCCCAGCTTACCTATCAAAAGGGTTTGGGGCAGCTGAATGCAGCTAAGTCCTAAAGTTTTCCCCTATAGCCATGGgagaggaatagggttgccaggtccctcttcgccactggcgggaggttttcggggcggagcccgaggagggcggggtttggggaggggagggacttcaatgccatagaatccaattgccattttctccaggtgaactgatctctatctgctggagatcagttgtaacagcaggagatctccagctagtgcctggaggttgtcaaccctagagaGGAAGCATGATTCTGACATCTTGGGGAGGAGCATAACAACAACCACAGCTGCAGCCATAGCCATGGgacaaccttagggttgccaacctccagttggtggctggagatctcctgctattacaactgatctccagccgatagagatcagttccccggggaaaatggccgctttgacaattggactctagggcattgaagtcccttccctctccaaaccctgccctcctcaggcccgccccccaaatctcccctcgaactgacagccctactggcaaccctagacaacctACACTTTACAAGTATATTCCCTGAATTTTCAAACAAGAGTTTGTTAAAAGTAAGTTTCTATGTATATTCGAGGAGCTATAAGGGCAACCGTGCCCATCGTCTGGTTTATTTATGTAAAAGGTTTACATTCTGCACTctaaatatttttgtaagtcCTTTTTCATCAGCTCACAACAGCCATGAAAACCAATCAAGCAGAGGCTGAaaatagattgggggggggggggaatcactaaATGAGCGACGCAACCAGGAATTaatgcagcaatttttaaaaagaggagaaAATAGGCAACGTACAAACAATGGCAGACAAACAAGCAAAGGAGGAGCAAATGTTCCCAATTTcacttctctgtatgtttgtttcTATTTTTGTCAATGGCTCTCTGCTTATACAGCGGGCAGGGTTTATATGCAGGGTGCTGATTTCTTGATAGCAGATAGtactggggaaagggggggtagggttgccaacctccaggcagtagctggagagctcctgctattacaactgatctccagctgatcgagatcagttctcctggagaaaatggccactttggcaattggactctatggcattgaagtccctcccctccccaatcccctcccttctcaggccccacccccaaaaatctccaggtatttcccaacccagagctggtgaccctaaAGGGGACGACGACATTTAAATATATCATGGATGGATGATAGTAATATATGAACCACATTTTCAATATCCGGGAAATAATTCTTGAAATTTATGTTTAGATTCATAATAATAATCATTACTTTACATTTCttattttatcctcctttattctgtAATATTGTACAAcatttattattagggttgccagtctccaggtactagctggagatctcctgctattacaactgatctccagccaatagagatcagttcccctggagaaaagggccgctttggccattggactctatgacattgaagtccctcccctgcccaaaccctgttACATCTAGGGTAAACCTAGATGTAACAGTATTGTGCCGGGAGCCTGCATGAGGGGGAATTgctctccctttcctgcttctgcccactgaccatcagctggtcagcggccagcctggttgattggcggaCAACCGGGCAGTTGAGAACCCTACATGATACCctgttgaggcccctccccaggctccaaaacTCCAGCAATTccccagtctggagttggcaaccctaggggtcatAGCCAAAGGCTTCTCCCACGCTTGTTCCCATAatagcaaactatggtttgttgtGATATGTCAGCTAGGCCTGagcatgaagtagggttgcccaggCCTCTCCGgccagcagaggaggaggagggggtagggttgccagatccaggttgggaaactcctggagatttcagggatggagcctggggaagacagggacctcagtgggatacaacgCGATGGAGTCCATcgtccaaagcatccatgttctccaggagaactgatctctgtagtctggagatgaggtgaagttccaggggatccacaggtcccacctggaggctggcatctctagcacAAAGCCAGGCACTGAGAGGTTAATTCCTGGGCGAAACCCCTCTCCCAAACAAACACGCAGCGCCTCTTCCTTATGAAAAGGAGGCTTTGTGGGCCGAAAGCCgagcgctcccccctcccaccgctCTGAGAACGAGCACAACGGTGTTCCAGATATTAAATTACTCATAAAATATTTGCCCCGTCCCCGAGGCGGTTCAGCAGCCCTTGCCGGCCAATGCCAGCCCGCATCTGCGTGTCACCTCTTGCCCCAGGTCAATCGTGCCATTTGAAAGCGACGTCTTAGGAGGAAACGGATTCCAGCCAAAGTCAGCTTCACGTGGGGGCGttctggggaaggggaaaagcaaAGCTGGGGGACGATCCTGGGGGACGATCCCTCGACGCCAGCGCCTTGGGCCTTTCGCCCTTCCGCGTCGGCCCCATTGGCATGTTTTTGGGGGCGCCCCATGCGCGGATGCTTCTGCGCCGCTGTCGGCCATGCTCCCTGGCTAAAGCCTTCGCCCCTGGTAAAGTCACTGCTTTgccaggttgatacttgcatacacattctgtatgggagaccaataggtagggttgccaacctccaggtactagctggagatctc
This portion of the Euleptes europaea isolate rEulEur1 chromosome 19, rEulEur1.hap1, whole genome shotgun sequence genome encodes:
- the C1QB gene encoding complement C1q subcomponent subunit B, with the protein product MLRTKEIVCLVLVCLPAAWLASASSCQGPALIPGIPGMPGPPGANGQDGVDGPKGERGPPGRSDDLRDVGEKGDPGEDGHPGKVGPKGPAGSKGPPGPLGPRGPKGMSGDYKTTLKSAFSAARGVSMLPRRGQPVRFDRVLVNVNRHYENRYGRFTCEMPGLYYFTYHVTSRGNLCVHIKKGQGSRGEKVVGFCDYVHNTFQATTGGVVLRMAAGESVWLEPTEKNSLIGGTEGADSIFSGFLLFPDA